The proteins below are encoded in one region of Micromonospora yangpuensis:
- a CDS encoding M36 family metallopeptidase has translation MPRPEWTPRTSRRRRRLVPVLAAAAVVTALLPAVPTSAAPETPAPAPAAARTSGPFADAGEGHRHDDVDNRPGTAAPDARQRGLARRADPDVRWNRLGTPHALGPGATPLATGLPTDPEAAARRYLTEQTDLFGLTADAVAGMDRLLVRPIGSGAVVTLRQRFGDLPAGHDGLVTLAVTGGKVLAVSSSLSRDTSAPAAATLDRQQAYAAALADAGLTAAQVSSHRVRGVAVPTPLDGPRAAYEVTLLGADTDHPAAYTTYVDGITGAVLLRQDLVDFDSENPSWAVFPAAPPTDLPAGTDPRLRWCGDPAPDCQAAFRDPATGGAWDVDVATGEPTGTSRGNSANTVLSWGGGTPAVPATPSPQRGYEYPFTDQWRQARCNPEVYASTQRNDADAAVSNLFAMHNRMHDWAWHLGFTEATWNLQAVNLSGQGLGGDAEQGRAQQGALSGNRNNANQSTPRDGLAPTTNMYLWQPQAGGPYPPCVDGDYDMTVIGHEYTHAITNRMIAGPDSGISGHQGGSMGESWSDLLAAEYLFQHGLRAPGRTPFVTGGYVTGNLVSGIRNHDFSRSPLNYSDVGYNTGGPAVHADGEIWSATNFRIRAAMMKRYGAGNATRQLECARGARPADACPGNRRWAQLVFDSFLLQAASQVSMLDMRDNLLTADLLRFDGANQDLLWTEFARSGMGRDAATQGSADTDPTPSFAHPDGGNATLTLAPKGESADAPIRVYVGAYEARATPVADTDPGTDLPDTVELVPGTYDLLAVAPGFGHQRSTVTVRAGRTSTVNLRLPPNVASVAAGATVSGDGVNLDRIADDSEATNWASRDGVAGRQVTVDLAGDRPQAVKRINVSAMLRPTITGDADAGAQNALTSLRSFAVWACNARTTDCADPTRFRRVFTSRPDAFPGGAYRPYVPEINLRSFTLPTTVATHLRLEVLTSQCTGGPDYAGERDDDPATTTDCATASPARDQVRIAEFQAFTR, from the coding sequence GTGCCACGACCGGAGTGGACACCTCGGACGAGCCGGCGACGTCGCCGGCTCGTTCCCGTTCTGGCGGCCGCCGCGGTGGTCACCGCCCTGCTGCCCGCCGTTCCCACCTCCGCCGCCCCCGAGACCCCCGCGCCGGCCCCGGCCGCCGCGCGTACCTCCGGCCCGTTCGCCGACGCCGGCGAGGGCCACCGGCACGACGACGTCGACAACCGCCCGGGTACGGCCGCACCCGACGCCCGGCAACGCGGACTGGCCCGGCGGGCCGACCCGGACGTCCGGTGGAACCGCCTCGGCACCCCGCACGCGCTGGGCCCCGGCGCGACTCCCCTGGCCACCGGCCTGCCCACCGACCCGGAGGCGGCGGCCCGGCGGTACCTGACCGAACAGACCGACCTGTTCGGGCTGACCGCCGACGCGGTGGCCGGCATGGACCGGCTGCTGGTCCGCCCGATCGGCAGCGGCGCGGTGGTCACCCTGCGGCAGCGCTTCGGTGACCTGCCCGCCGGACACGACGGGCTGGTCACCCTGGCCGTCACCGGCGGGAAGGTGCTGGCGGTCAGCTCGTCGCTGTCGCGGGACACCTCCGCGCCGGCGGCGGCCACCCTCGACCGGCAGCAGGCGTACGCGGCGGCGCTCGCCGACGCCGGACTGACCGCCGCCCAGGTGAGCAGCCACCGGGTCCGCGGGGTGGCGGTGCCCACCCCGCTGGACGGGCCCCGGGCCGCCTACGAGGTGACCCTGCTCGGCGCGGACACCGACCACCCCGCCGCGTACACCACCTACGTCGACGGGATCACCGGCGCGGTGCTCCTCCGGCAGGACCTGGTCGACTTCGACTCGGAGAACCCGAGCTGGGCGGTCTTCCCGGCCGCCCCGCCGACCGACCTGCCCGCCGGCACCGACCCCCGCCTCCGCTGGTGCGGCGACCCCGCACCGGACTGCCAGGCGGCCTTCCGCGACCCGGCCACCGGAGGGGCCTGGGACGTCGACGTGGCCACCGGCGAGCCGACCGGCACCAGCCGGGGCAACTCGGCGAACACGGTGCTCTCCTGGGGCGGCGGCACCCCGGCGGTGCCGGCCACGCCGAGCCCGCAGCGCGGCTACGAGTACCCCTTCACCGACCAGTGGCGGCAGGCTCGCTGCAACCCCGAGGTGTACGCCTCGACGCAGCGCAACGACGCCGACGCGGCGGTGTCGAACCTGTTCGCCATGCACAACCGGATGCACGACTGGGCCTGGCACCTGGGCTTCACCGAGGCCACCTGGAACCTGCAGGCGGTCAACCTGAGCGGGCAGGGCCTCGGCGGCGACGCCGAGCAGGGCCGCGCCCAGCAGGGCGCGCTCTCCGGCAACCGCAACAACGCCAACCAGTCCACCCCGCGCGACGGCCTGGCCCCGACCACCAACATGTACCTGTGGCAGCCGCAGGCCGGTGGCCCGTACCCGCCCTGTGTGGACGGCGACTACGACATGACGGTGATCGGGCACGAGTACACCCACGCCATCACCAACCGGATGATCGCCGGCCCGGACTCGGGCATCAGCGGCCACCAGGGCGGCTCGATGGGTGAGTCGTGGAGCGACCTGCTCGCCGCCGAGTACCTCTTCCAGCACGGGCTGCGCGCGCCCGGTCGTACCCCCTTCGTCACCGGCGGGTACGTCACCGGCAACCTGGTGAGCGGCATCCGCAACCACGACTTCAGCCGCAGCCCGCTGAACTACTCCGACGTCGGCTACAACACCGGCGGGCCGGCGGTGCACGCCGACGGGGAGATCTGGAGCGCCACCAACTTCCGGATCCGCGCGGCCATGATGAAGCGGTACGGCGCCGGCAACGCCACCCGGCAGCTGGAGTGCGCGCGGGGGGCCCGGCCCGCCGACGCCTGCCCCGGCAACCGGCGCTGGGCGCAGCTGGTCTTCGACTCGTTCCTGCTGCAGGCGGCCAGCCAGGTCAGCATGCTGGACATGCGGGACAACCTGCTCACCGCCGACCTGCTCCGCTTCGACGGGGCCAACCAGGACCTGCTCTGGACCGAGTTCGCCCGCTCCGGCATGGGTCGCGACGCGGCCACCCAGGGCTCGGCGGACACCGACCCGACGCCGAGCTTCGCCCACCCCGACGGCGGCAACGCCACGCTCACCCTCGCCCCGAAGGGCGAGAGCGCCGACGCGCCGATCCGGGTGTACGTCGGGGCGTACGAGGCGCGGGCCACCCCGGTCGCCGACACCGACCCGGGCACCGACCTGCCGGACACCGTCGAGCTGGTGCCGGGGACGTACGACCTGTTGGCGGTGGCCCCCGGCTTCGGCCACCAGCGGTCGACGGTGACCGTCCGGGCGGGTCGGACCAGCACCGTCAACCTGCGGTTGCCGCCCAACGTGGCCTCGGTGGCCGCCGGCGCCACGGTCTCCGGTGACGGGGTCAACCTGGACCGGATCGCCGACGACAGCGAGGCGACCAACTGGGCGTCCCGGGACGGGGTGGCCGGTCGGCAGGTCACCGTGGACCTGGCCGGGGACCGGCCGCAGGCGGTGAAGCGGATCAACGTCAGCGCGATGCTGCGTCCCACGATCACCGGGGACGCGGACGCCGGGGCGCAGAACGCGCTCACCTCGCTGCGCTCCTTCGCGGTCTGGGCGTGCAACGCCAGGACCACCGACTGCGCCGACCCGACCCGGTTCAGGCGGGTCTTCACCAGCAGGCCCGACGCCTTCCCGGGCGGCGCGTACCGCCCGTACGTGCCGGAGATCAACCTGCGGTCGTTCACCCTGCCCACCACGGTCGCCACCCACCTGCGGCTGGAGGTGCTGACCAGCCAGTGCACCGGCGGCCCGGACTACGCCGGTGAGCGCGACGACGACCCGGCCACCACCACCGACTGCGCCACCGCCAGCCCGGCGCGTGACCAGGTACGGATCGCCGAGTTCCAGGCGTTCACCCGGTAA